The genomic DNA AGATGAGGGGATGCCGTTATTTGCAGTATTTCATGACGAAAAGGGCTTATCAGAAGAGGCAATCCTTAAGTATGCAGCGGCATTGGAAGAAATGGATATGAAGTCTCCGTATGGTACGGCTAAAGTCATTCCATTAACTAAATTGAAGCCGGAGCAACGTGCATCGTTCATATCCGAAGACAAAAAGACATTTTTTATTCCTGTTACAATTCCTAATGATCTTGAAGCGAAAGAATTAAATACATTTATTAAGTCAATAAAAAAAGATTTTAATAAAAAAATCGATCATGATGTAGAAGTCTCTTGGACAGGTCCAGCTGGTATTGCAACTGATGCAATTGAACTATTTAGCTCGGCAAATGTTGTTTTATTGTTATCAACGATCGGTCTTATCCTAGTGTTGCTTCTTATCATTTACCGTTCACCGTTGTTGACACTGATCCCACTGCTTGGAGCCGCAATTGTGTATGCAATAGTGGATCGGTTAATCGGACTGACTGCTTCGTGGAATTGGTTTAACGTGGAGAACCAAGCTCTCTCAATTATGACGATTTTATTATTTGCGGTTGTGACAGATTATTCATTGCTTATCTTCTCTCGTTATCGGGAAGAGTTAAAAACGCATGAGTCGGTGAATGAGGCTATGCATGTTACGATGCGTGGCGTGAGGGAACCTATCTTTTTCAGTGGAAGTACAATCTTAACTAGTATGGCGACGTTATTTTTCGTCTTTTATGAACCGTATCGTAATTTCGCGCCTGTATTCATTATTGCGACAGTAGTAATGTTACTTGCTGGTTTGACGTTGTTGCCAGCTATGTTCGCATTGTTTGGCCGAAAAGCATTTTGGCCGATTATCCCTAAATATGGAGAGGCAACAGTTGAAAAGACGACGATTTGGGGTAAAGTTGCTAATGCAGTTATAAAGAAGCCAATTATATTTATGGTGTCAATTATGCTTCTGCTCTTATTAGGGACTTGGAATGCAAGCAATTTGGAGGAATCGTATGATCTTATTCAATCGTTCCCTGAAGATCTTTCATCCCGCGTTGGGTATGAACGCCTTGGGGAGGCATTTTCAGAAGGGAACTTAGCGCCTGGAAATTTACTTTTTGTTTCCGACAAGGAAATAGACATGCAAAAGCTTCAAGAAGTTGTTAAGAAGATTGAAGACAGACCGGGTATTGATCAAGTGACAGTCCAAGGAAATCCGATAACAGCCGATAGCAAAAGCGCTAAGTTTTCGGTAACGTTCGAAGGTAATCCATATGAGAAGAAAGCATTTGAAACTGTCAATAAATTAAGGGACGAAAGCGATGCGATACTAAAGGATGCCGGATTTGAAAATACACAGCTTTTCGTAGCGGGAGAAACTGCAAAGAATGCAGATTTGACTAAGATTAATGCGCATGATACTTGGCTTGTTATGATTGCAATGACAATTTTAATTACAGTGATGCTAGGTTTACAAACGCGTTCCGTCATTGCGCCAATCTATATGGTAGGCACAATTTTATTATCGTTCGCTGCGACAATGGGGCTTTCAATTTTCTTGTTTAAACTATTTTTGGATGTAGATGCGATCTCTTATAGACTGCCGCTCTATTCATTCGTATTCCTTGTAGCGCTTGGGGTCGACTATTCGATTATGTTAATCGCGAGAATACGGGAAGAGATTAAATTGATGCCATTTAAGGATGCTGTTCGACGAGGACTTGAAAAGACAGGCGGTGTCATCAGTTCAGCAGGGTTAATTTTGGCGGCGACCTTTCTAGTATTAGCTACAATGCCGATATATGAGTTGAAATTATTTGGGTTCATTATGGCAATTGGAATTTTAATCGATACATTCATCGTTCGACCGTTACTTATTCCTTCTATATTAATGTTGCTTGGCAAGTATAGTTTTTGGCGAAAAAAAAAAATAAATAACTAGATAAACAGTCGTTCACGAGCCTCGTCTGTCAATAGTCTGAAACGTTACTCAGTTTATGAGTGACGTTTCTTTACTTTGAAATGATATTTTAGAACGAATGATGATACGATATTTATCAGTATGAAACCAATTTTGGAGGTTTGTGTATGCTAAAACTCAAAAAAGTCCCCATTCATCATGTTGATTATGTTGATCTTTTTAGGAGGATGTCAAATGGAAAAAAAGGAACAATCATTGTTACCAAAAGATATGGATCCAGAAAATTTGCCAAAAGGCCGCGCATTTGAAGATGAGTTTACGAGAAGCTTTCTCCAATCCACAGAAGAAATGATGCCTGGGTACTACCCATTTTTGTCACAAAACGGGAAATATACAATGGCGTTTCCACGGGAAGGGTTAACGAATGAAAGAGCGTATGCATCTAGAGAAAACCAAGAATATTTAAATATCGCTGTTTGGGAAGAAGACGCTGATATTTTTGCTGATATACAAGTTAATTATTATGGTTTTTTAAATCCAGGATATGAAAATAACAATAAAATATCATTACAATCAATGATGGGGACAGAATTAAATTTTGAAGAAGTGAGAGGGGATGGGCAAACATTATACGTATCTTTTTTTCAAGATGAAAAGGAAGCTGAAAGTGATGATGATATATATGGTTACGCAGGTTACTTACAAAACGATAGAGATGCTGGTGGAATTGTTCTATTATACCAATCTTTTTGTCAAAAAAATTGTGAACAATTAAAAGAAAAAGATTTAAAACAAGCATATAAGTGGATTACTTCGGTAAAATTTGTTCATGAGAAAACAGAAAAGGAGGAAAACTAATGGAGCCGCAAGTATTGCTGACGAAAGAAATGCGTATGCGTATTATAGAGCTAGAATATTTAGATTTGCCGAAAGAAAAGTATATTCAAGAAATTGAACGGATTTATATTGAAGAGACGGGCGAGCGATTACCGGCAACGATTAAGCTGATGAGTTCGTCAGAATCTGAAGAGTTAAAGAATGATCGATCAGGATATGATGGTACTGCGATTCATTTTGTTTCTGAAGATAAGGCGATTAACGAATAATATATGATCAAAATATCCATTTGGCCATTTATTTTATCCTTTAATCTATAAGCCA from Bacillus aquiflavi includes the following:
- a CDS encoding MMPL family transporter; protein product: MSNSSLKGKRLWWWSVGIWLVVMIVLSGVAPGGKEFAEPLKNSGLPADSASIIADRQLEKYFPQDEGMPLFAVFHDEKGLSEEAILKYAAALEEMDMKSPYGTAKVIPLTKLKPEQRASFISEDKKTFFIPVTIPNDLEAKELNTFIKSIKKDFNKKIDHDVEVSWTGPAGIATDAIELFSSANVVLLLSTIGLILVLLLIIYRSPLLTLIPLLGAAIVYAIVDRLIGLTASWNWFNVENQALSIMTILLFAVVTDYSLLIFSRYREELKTHESVNEAMHVTMRGVREPIFFSGSTILTSMATLFFVFYEPYRNFAPVFIIATVVMLLAGLTLLPAMFALFGRKAFWPIIPKYGEATVEKTTIWGKVANAVIKKPIIFMVSIMLLLLLGTWNASNLEESYDLIQSFPEDLSSRVGYERLGEAFSEGNLAPGNLLFVSDKEIDMQKLQEVVKKIEDRPGIDQVTVQGNPITADSKSAKFSVTFEGNPYEKKAFETVNKLRDESDAILKDAGFENTQLFVAGETAKNADLTKINAHDTWLVMIAMTILITVMLGLQTRSVIAPIYMVGTILLSFAATMGLSIFLFKLFLDVDAISYRLPLYSFVFLVALGVDYSIMLIARIREEIKLMPFKDAVRRGLEKTGGVISSAGLILAATFLVLATMPIYELKLFGFIMAIGILIDTFIVRPLLIPSILMLLGKYSFWRKKKINN
- a CDS encoding DUF6792 domain-containing protein, yielding MEPQVLLTKEMRMRIIELEYLDLPKEKYIQEIERIYIEETGERLPATIKLMSSSESEELKNDRSGYDGTAIHFVSEDKAINE